A single Elephas maximus indicus isolate mEleMax1 chromosome 2, mEleMax1 primary haplotype, whole genome shotgun sequence DNA region contains:
- the FST gene encoding follistatin isoform X2, with protein sequence MVRPRHQPGGLCLLLLLLCQFMEDRSAQAGNCWLRQAKNGRCQVLYKTELSKEECCSTGRLSTSWTEEDVNDNTLFKWMIFNGGAPNCIPCKETCENVDCGPGKKCRMNKKNKPRCVCAPDCSNITWKGPVCGLDGKTYRNECALLKARCKEQPELEVQYQGKCKKTCRDVYCPGSSTCVVDQTNNAYCVTCNRICPEPTSSEQYLCGNDGVTYSSACHLRKATCLLGRSIGLAYEGKCITKSCEDIQCTGGKKCLWDFKVGRGRCSLCDELCPESKSDEPVCASDNATYASECAMKEAACSSGVLLEVKHSGSCNSISEDTEEEEEDEDQDYSFPISSILEW encoded by the exons ATGGTCCGGCCGAGGCACCAGCCCGGCGGGCTTtgcctcctgctgctgctgctctgccAGTTCATGGAGGACCGCAGCGCCCAGG CTGGGAATTGCTGGCTCCGCCAGGCTAAGAACGGTCGCTGCCAAGTCCTGTACAAGACTGAACTGAGCAAGGAGGAGTGCTGCAGCACCGGGCGCTTGAGCACCTCGTGGACCGAGGAGGATGTGAATGACAACACACTCTTCAAGTGGATGATTTTCAATGGGGGCGCCCCCAACTGCATCCCCTGTAAAG AAACGTGTGAAAACGTGGACTGTGGACCCGGGAAAAAATGCCGAATGAACAAGAAGAACAAACCTCGCTGCGTCTGTGCTCCTGATTGTTCCAACATCACCTGGAAGGGCCCCGTCTGTGGGCTGGACGGCAAAACCTACCGCAATGAATGTGCGCTCCTCAAGGCCAGATGTAAAGAGCAGCCAGAACTGGAAGTCCAGTACCAGGGCAAATGTAAAA AGACCTGTCGGGATGTTTACTGTCCAGGCAGCTCCACATGTGTGGTAGACCAGACCAATAATGCCTACTGTGTGACATGTAATCGGATTTGCCCAGAGCCCACCTCCTCTGAACAGTATCTCTGTGGGAATGACGGAGTGACCTACTCCAGCGCCTGTCACCTGAGAAAGGCTACCTGCCTGCTGGGCAGATCCATTGGATTAGCCTACGAGGGAAAGTGTATCA CAAAGTCCTGTGAAGATATCCAGTGCACTGgtggaaaaaaatgtttatggGATTTCAAGGTTGGCAGAGGCCGGTGTTCCCTCTGTGATGAGCTGTGCCCTGAGAGTAAGTCTGACGAGCCTGTCTGTGCCAGTGACAATGCCACTTATGCCAGCGAGTGTGCCATGAAGGAAGCTGCCTGCTCCTCAGGTGTGCTGCTGGAAGTAAAGCACTCCGGATCTTGCAACT CCATTTCGGAAGATaccgaggaagaggaggaagatgaAGACCAGGACTACAGCTTCCCTATATCTTCCATTCTAGAGTGGTAA
- the FST gene encoding follistatin isoform X1, producing MVRPRHQPGGLCLLLLLLCQFMEDRSAQAGNCWLRQAKNGRCQVLYKTELSKEECCSTGRLSTSWTEEDVNDNTLFKWMIFNGGAPNCIPCKETCENVDCGPGKKCRMNKKNKPRCVCAPDCSNITWKGPVCGLDGKTYRNECALLKARCKEQPELEVQYQGKCKKTCRDVYCPGSSTCVVDQTNNAYCVTCNRICPEPTSSEQYLCGNDGVTYSSACHLRKATCLLGRSIGLAYEGKCIKAKSCEDIQCTGGKKCLWDFKVGRGRCSLCDELCPESKSDEPVCASDNATYASECAMKEAACSSGVLLEVKHSGSCNSISEDTEEEEEDEDQDYSFPISSILEW from the exons ATGGTCCGGCCGAGGCACCAGCCCGGCGGGCTTtgcctcctgctgctgctgctctgccAGTTCATGGAGGACCGCAGCGCCCAGG CTGGGAATTGCTGGCTCCGCCAGGCTAAGAACGGTCGCTGCCAAGTCCTGTACAAGACTGAACTGAGCAAGGAGGAGTGCTGCAGCACCGGGCGCTTGAGCACCTCGTGGACCGAGGAGGATGTGAATGACAACACACTCTTCAAGTGGATGATTTTCAATGGGGGCGCCCCCAACTGCATCCCCTGTAAAG AAACGTGTGAAAACGTGGACTGTGGACCCGGGAAAAAATGCCGAATGAACAAGAAGAACAAACCTCGCTGCGTCTGTGCTCCTGATTGTTCCAACATCACCTGGAAGGGCCCCGTCTGTGGGCTGGACGGCAAAACCTACCGCAATGAATGTGCGCTCCTCAAGGCCAGATGTAAAGAGCAGCCAGAACTGGAAGTCCAGTACCAGGGCAAATGTAAAA AGACCTGTCGGGATGTTTACTGTCCAGGCAGCTCCACATGTGTGGTAGACCAGACCAATAATGCCTACTGTGTGACATGTAATCGGATTTGCCCAGAGCCCACCTCCTCTGAACAGTATCTCTGTGGGAATGACGGAGTGACCTACTCCAGCGCCTGTCACCTGAGAAAGGCTACCTGCCTGCTGGGCAGATCCATTGGATTAGCCTACGAGGGAAAGTGTATCA AAGCAAAGTCCTGTGAAGATATCCAGTGCACTGgtggaaaaaaatgtttatggGATTTCAAGGTTGGCAGAGGCCGGTGTTCCCTCTGTGATGAGCTGTGCCCTGAGAGTAAGTCTGACGAGCCTGTCTGTGCCAGTGACAATGCCACTTATGCCAGCGAGTGTGCCATGAAGGAAGCTGCCTGCTCCTCAGGTGTGCTGCTGGAAGTAAAGCACTCCGGATCTTGCAACT CCATTTCGGAAGATaccgaggaagaggaggaagatgaAGACCAGGACTACAGCTTCCCTATATCTTCCATTCTAGAGTGGTAA